The Leptospira terpstrae serovar Hualin str. LT 11-33 = ATCC 700639 nucleotide sequence GTATAAGTTTTTTGAGTGAGTCAGTAAAATTGATAGTTCTTGTTGCCAGAGAAAAGATTAAGGGAAGGCTTCCGGTAAGGCCCGCCAGTTTTTCTAAATCAGCGGTTGTGTTGATTTTTAAACCAAAGAGATTTCCGTTTTCTTCATGGGAGATAAGGACTGCAGCATCAGCGCCTTTTTTGGGGAGGTCGGTCAATTCCTGTTCGGAAGTTACTGTTTCCGTTACATTCCAACCTGAAGATCGTTTGTAAACTCTTGGTAGGTCAGTAATATCTTCTTTGCGGTAGAAGGGTTCAATTTTGAAACCTTCCTCTGTTTCCCAAGTGACTTTGTCCCAAGGGTTTCCTTTTAAATCTTTAAGGATTTGGTTTTTCCAATCCTCAGTCGAAACTTCAGGGAAGTCTGAAAATAAAAATTCGTTCAATTTATTCCTCTACGATTTGGTAATCTTCCATATAACCGGGGAAGTCGCCTAACCCACGTGTGAAGGTGAATTTCGCTGGGTAAACCACAAGGCGTCTTCCAGATTGCAAAAAAGTTCCAGACAAAAGTGTGAAAGGGGAGGCAACGATAAAGGCTGCGGTTCCGAGTAGGGTACCTGCAAGTCCCATCGGACGGGCCACCATCAAATCAATCAACATTTCACCACCGGAGGGGACTTCTCTTGCGGACAAAGTCTGGGTCCATAGGAGACAGATTAAGAAAAGGATGGACAAGGGTCGTGTTTGTTTCATAGGCTGATCACTCGGGCTTTCCATCTGATGAAATCTCGAGAATGATCTCCCTGTAAAGTAAGAAATATGGCTAAAGAAATTGTTTTGTTTGTTCTCTATTCTGTTGTGCATCTTTTTGCGATCGCTACGATCACAAAACAGGATGCCCTCTATCTCCCTTCCAAAATCATTCCCATTTTGATTCTCATCGTAGCACTCTTTCGCTACTTTCCGAGTTTAGAAAAGAGGGGAAAATTGGTGGCAGTAGGCCTTGTGTTTTCCCTTTTTGGAGATAGCTTTCTTGCACTTCCCAAAGAAGGATTTTTTGTTTTTGGACTTGGCTCCTTTCTCATAGCACAATTGATCTATTCTTATGCGTTCACATTAGACTCAAAAGTGAAACCTCTATTAGCGATCCCTTTTTTACTTTTTGGTAGTTCTTTCTTTTTAGTGCTCGTGCCAAAACTTGGATCTCTCCTCATTCCTGTCGGTGTTTACATCTCTGCCATTTGCCTTATGGGTTGGCGTGCTGCGGCAAGAAATTCTGTATCAAAACCTTTTTACTTAGGTTTGTTTGGGGCTTTGGTTTTTATCCTTTCGGACTCTATCATCGCCTATTCTATGTTTCTAAAACCGGAAATGGACAGATTCACAGCTTCTATGGGAATTATGATAACATATTATATTGCTCAAGTGCTCATCTATTCTGCCACAAAGTCGGAAGAGTTGGATGTTCAATCAGTGAAAAATACTTGATTCACATTAAACTCACGAGTATCGTATTTATGGTTTTAAAAAACCGGGGAATGGGATTATGAAATCACTAAAAAAAACATCCTTTATTGAGGCAGTTGCTGCCGCAATTGAACATGAAGTTCAATGTTTCAATTTTTATTTAAAACTTTCCGAAAGTTTACCGGAAGGCCAAATTAGAGAACTTTTCAGCCAACTCGCGTTAGATGGTGATGAGCATATTAAATTTATAAAAGACATTTATAAAAGTGCCGAAGGAAAAGAACTTCCTAACTTAAAACAACTTTCTGAGATTGAAAAATTTCATTCTTCCACCATCCAAAAGGTAATGGACCGGTTAGATCGGAACAAAAACGAAGAAGTGAAAGCAGATGAAAAAAAAGCACTGGAACTTGCAATTAGAGAAGGGGAAGATGCGCGTAATTTTTACGCTACTATCCGAAACAAATTCCAAGATCCAAAAATCAATTTGTTATTCCAAAAGTTAGCCAACTTCAACGAGTCCAATAACTCTCTCCTAGAAGCACAAGCCATGGCAATGGAACAGTCTACTCCTGCGGACCAAGTGTTTTATTGGGAAGATGAAGCTCTCATGGAAGAAGTCAATCGTCCTACTAAGTCGTATGCAAAACCAAAAGCCTCTAAACCTGCACAGAAAACGGTGAAAGTAGCACAAAAACCATCGGCTAAAAAAACTTCTAAACCTGCAAAACCAGCAAACAAGAAGTCGGCGAAGAAAGCTGTGAAAAAGGCAGCCAAAAAAGTCGTAAAAAAAGCAGCAGCGAAACCAAAAACAAAACCCGCTAAGAAAAAAGGTAAGAAAAAATAGTGAAATACCAAGTAACTCATACATTTCCCGTTTCTCTCGATAAACTCTTACATGCAAGAGAAGAGAGATACAAACACCTAGATCAGTTTCCTGATTTAAAAAATGTAACTCTATTGGAAGAAACGAAGGACGGGAATATCATTCGCCAAAAACGGAAAGTGAGTTTGGAAGGTTCAATGCCTGCTGTTCTTTCGGCAGCACTGAACGACCTCTCTCTTTTGGAAGAATCCACTTTTGACATTACTACCAATACTCATGAATTTAAAATCTCTCCTCCCGGAAAAGACAATGTATTTGTGATCAAAGGGAAAAGTAAATACGAAGCGAACGGAGCCGAATCCAAACGGTCTTACGACGTAGATGTTGTTTCTAGTCTTCTATTTGTTTCTCCCATTGTGGAAAAGGCAATTGAAGAAATTCACAAACACAGTTTGGAAAAAGACAGAAAATCCATCGCCAAATTTCTGGGGGTCGAAACTTAAGTAAGAAGTGAAGTCTTCTTCTCCTACGTTTTTACGATCTGTATTGGAACTCAATTTGACGATCCTCATTATGGGGAACGTCACTTTGTTTGCCAAACTCCTTCCCTTTCCTGCAGTTACCATCATCTCTGGTAGAGCCTTTTTTTCCGTAATCATTCTTGGCCTTTTCTTTTGGCTTCGTGGTAAGTCGGTTTCTTACCGAAGTTTTAAGGACTTTTTGTTTGTATTCGGCATAGGGATTCTTTTTGCTCTGCACTGGGTGACTTATTTTCATTCCATCCAAGTATCCACAGTGGCTGTGGGGATGTTGTCTCTTTTCACCTATCCTGTGTTTTCTGCCATATTAGAGCCATTGTTTGGTGGGAAGCGACCCGATCCTTTTGCTTTCTTTTTGGCACTATTTTCCTTTTTTGGCCTATTTCTCATTGTGCCTGATCTTTCTTGGGACAACCAAATGTTCCAAGGAGTCGTTTGGGGTGTGGTATCCGCAGTATTGTATGCCATTCGCAATTTGCTCACGAAAGAAATGCATGTTCACTATCCCAGTGCGCAAATCCTCTTTACCCAACTGATCGCAACTACCATTGTTTTACTTCCCTTTGCCGATGGACTTTTTGTGATGCTGGCAGAACCGAAATATTTACTTTTCCAAGTGGTTTTAGCTGGGATCTTCACTTCGCTTGCTCATACCATTTGGATTCGTAGTTTATCGAATTTATCTGTGACTACAGCTGGAACTTTGTCCACTTTAAGTCCAATTTACGGTAGTTTGGCGGCATGGTATTTTTTGGGAGAGGTGCCACCCGAAAGGCTTTGGTTAGGTGGTGGTGTGATTTTGTTTTGTGCGATCCTCGAAGTGTTTCGCAAACAAGCAGAGAGTGGTAAAAGGGAAAAAGAGAATCTAACATAAAGAATTTCTTTATCTCTCATTACCTATAGTACGATGTGAGGTTACACACTTGGGCTGTATTTGACTAACAACTCTTCTAGAATTTTAGACGGTGTTTCAAAGTATGGATGGTCACGAAAGATATCTTCATACTCTCTTCTATGAAAATCTTCGTATTCGCATTGGATTTCGCCTACTTGTTCTTTTAATCTGCGAACATGTGGTGCAAAAAACCTTGGATTTTTTGGATCAATCCAACCACTACTTTGGAAACTTTTCATTTTTTTAGAACAGCGGCAAGGATTACTTTCTTTAACAAGTCCACACTGGTTGTCCATAAATCGATACAAATCCTGTCTTGCTCGGCTCACTCGTTTGCGAAATGCATCATGCGAAATCCCAATGATATCAGCACTTTCCTTATCACTTAGTCCCATAAGGTCAGCAAGGATCAATGCCATTCTTTGTTCTCTGTCAAGACAAAGTAACATTCCCAAAGTACAAGAGGCTTTTGCTTCTTCGACAAGGACTATGTTTTCTGGATTGGAAAGTTCATTTGCCTGTAATTCAATGTCTGGCATAACATTTAGTTCCTTCGCATAACCAGAAAAACCAGTGGTAATTTCTTCTAGTTTCCCTCGTTTCCCATTTAACGCATGGTTGACGGCAATACGATAGGCCCAAGTTCTAAAACTTGCACGTGTTGGATCATAGGCGGCAAGATTCGTTGCAATTTTCAAAAGTACTTCCTGGGTTGCATCTTCCGATTCTTGCGGATTGAGTAAAACTCTTCGAATCACATTGTAGATCCAAGATTGGATCTCAGAAAGTAAGGACTCGAGAGCACGGCGGTCTCCCGTCCGTGCCTTTTCGATGCGAGTGAGTTCTTCTTCGCTATTGGTTTTCATTAGAGTGATTGCCGTTCAAACATTTCAAAGACCAATGTTTGTTTCATCAAGGCGAAAAATTCTTTCCCTATTTCTGTAGATTGTATATTTTCTCCCGCTTTGTGACAATCCTCAACGTTTTCCCAATACAAAAGATCCAACATAATTCCCTCTCTTGTTTTGGATTGGAAGGCTCGCCAAGCTAGGAAACCTTTTTCTTTTTGCAAAAGGGGTAACATTACCTTACGCATTTTGTGGTATTTTTCTGAATCTTCGCTAGCACATTCAACGATTGCAATTTCAATCGCGGTGGATTTTGGTAAACTTTCCAAGGTGAGTAAATCTTGGCCTTGGTCTTTTAGACTGTCTAACATGGGTTTCTCCTTTAGTGAGGGAAGGATCCCTCTGATAAGGGATACCCAGGAAAGGGAAGGTTGTGACAAAGATGTGAAAAAAAAATTTCGTTTTAGGAAGACTGTGAATTGAGATTTCCCAGTTTCACAGTCGTTCCCACTGACAAATTCAATCTGTATCAAAACCTAACAAAAATTCTCCGAATAGGGTTTGACATACATTCTATTTTCTGATTCTTAATCTCTCCTTGTAGAAATAATAAATTTCTGCAAAGGAGCAAATTTTGAAAAAAATTAGTTTAATCATCGCTTTGGCAGTTTCTGTCTTTGTTTTCCACTGCCAATCAGGCGAAAAAACAACTCTAGAGGATTCAAGGACGATTTTAGAAGGGAATTGGGTGTTAACGAACAATTGCGTCAGAGACCCGAGTCCAAATCCTGCTGCGTGGCTTATCATTAGTAACAATCGGGATATCAAGTCTTGTTATAAAAGCACTAGTTCTGTTGTGAAGGGGCTCCTAATCAAACAAAGTGAAGGAAATTATAACATTGATTGGCAAGAAGGCCCA carries:
- a CDS encoding antibiotic biosynthesis monooxygenase family protein, whose translation is MLDSLKDQGQDLLTLESLPKSTAIEIAIVECASEDSEKYHKMRKVMLPLLQKEKGFLAWRAFQSKTREGIMLDLLYWENVEDCHKAGENIQSTEIGKEFFALMKQTLVFEMFERQSL
- a CDS encoding RNA polymerase sigma factor, which codes for MKTNSEEELTRIEKARTGDRRALESLLSEIQSWIYNVIRRVLLNPQESEDATQEVLLKIATNLAAYDPTRASFRTWAYRIAVNHALNGKRGKLEEITTGFSGYAKELNVMPDIELQANELSNPENIVLVEEAKASCTLGMLLCLDREQRMALILADLMGLSDKESADIIGISHDAFRKRVSRARQDLYRFMDNQCGLVKESNPCRCSKKMKSFQSSGWIDPKNPRFFAPHVRRLKEQVGEIQCEYEDFHRREYEDIFRDHPYFETPSKILEELLVKYSPSV
- a CDS encoding DUF2505 family protein, which produces MKYQVTHTFPVSLDKLLHAREERYKHLDQFPDLKNVTLLEETKDGNIIRQKRKVSLEGSMPAVLSAALNDLSLLEESTFDITTNTHEFKISPPGKDNVFVIKGKSKYEANGAESKRSYDVDVVSSLLFVSPIVEKAIEEIHKHSLEKDRKSIAKFLGVET
- a CDS encoding ferritin-like domain-containing protein produces the protein MKSLKKTSFIEAVAAAIEHEVQCFNFYLKLSESLPEGQIRELFSQLALDGDEHIKFIKDIYKSAEGKELPNLKQLSEIEKFHSSTIQKVMDRLDRNKNEEVKADEKKALELAIREGEDARNFYATIRNKFQDPKINLLFQKLANFNESNNSLLEAQAMAMEQSTPADQVFYWEDEALMEEVNRPTKSYAKPKASKPAQKTVKVAQKPSAKKTSKPAKPANKKSAKKAVKKAAKKVVKKAAAKPKTKPAKKKGKKK
- a CDS encoding DMT family transporter — encoded protein: MTILIMGNVTLFAKLLPFPAVTIISGRAFFSVIILGLFFWLRGKSVSYRSFKDFLFVFGIGILFALHWVTYFHSIQVSTVAVGMLSLFTYPVFSAILEPLFGGKRPDPFAFFLALFSFFGLFLIVPDLSWDNQMFQGVVWGVVSAVLYAIRNLLTKEMHVHYPSAQILFTQLIATTIVLLPFADGLFVMLAEPKYLLFQVVLAGIFTSLAHTIWIRSLSNLSVTTAGTLSTLSPIYGSLAAWYFLGEVPPERLWLGGGVILFCAILEVFRKQAESGKREKENLT
- a CDS encoding lysoplasmalogenase, whose amino-acid sequence is MAKEIVLFVLYSVVHLFAIATITKQDALYLPSKIIPILILIVALFRYFPSLEKRGKLVAVGLVFSLFGDSFLALPKEGFFVFGLGSFLIAQLIYSYAFTLDSKVKPLLAIPFLLFGSSFFLVLVPKLGSLLIPVGVYISAICLMGWRAAARNSVSKPFYLGLFGALVFILSDSIIAYSMFLKPEMDRFTASMGIMITYYIAQVLIYSATKSEELDVQSVKNT